The Streptomyces sp. Mut1 genome window below encodes:
- the ectA gene encoding diaminobutyrate acetyltransferase, protein MEDGAAIWRIARDSEVLDLNSSYSYLLWCRDFAATSVVARDETGDPVAFVTGYIRPDRPETLVVWQVAVDHGHRGTGLAAKLLDSLTARVAAEQGLASVETTVTPDNTASDRLFTSYAQRHDVALEREVLFDGGLFPEGTHLPEVLYRIGPFHA, encoded by the coding sequence GTGGAGGACGGAGCCGCGATCTGGCGCATTGCCCGCGACTCCGAGGTACTGGACCTCAACTCCTCGTACAGCTACCTGCTGTGGTGTCGTGACTTCGCCGCGACCTCCGTGGTCGCTCGCGACGAGACCGGTGACCCGGTCGCCTTCGTGACGGGGTACATCAGGCCCGACCGACCCGAGACCCTCGTCGTCTGGCAGGTGGCCGTCGACCACGGCCACCGCGGGACCGGTCTGGCGGCGAAGCTGCTGGACTCCCTGACCGCGCGCGTCGCCGCCGAACAGGGCCTGGCCTCGGTCGAGACGACCGTCACCCCGGACAACACCGCATCGGACCGCCTGTTCACCTCCTACGCGCAGCGCCACGACGTGGCTCTGGAGCGCGAGGTGCTCTTCGACGGCGGCCTGTTCCCCGAAGGCACCCATCTGCCGGAAGTGCTCTACCGCATCGGCCCGTTCCACGCCTGA
- a CDS encoding aminotransferase class V-fold PLP-dependent enzyme produces MTHPFLDLAPLTPAHFAAIERRLAGLLATEQDVVIMQGEALLPLEGCIRGGARPGSTALNVVTGPYGQTFGNWLRDCGAEVVDLEVPFHTAVTAAQVADALAAHPEIDFVSLVHAEAATGNTNPVAEIGEVVRAHGALFMLDAVASVGAEPLLPDVWGVDLCVIGAQKAMGGPAGVSTVSVSARAWERIAANPRAPRRSYLSLLDWKERWIDAGRKALPHAPAQLEMLALEACVERIEAEGQDALMARHAAAAAATRAGALALGGGLTPYVHEARDAAPVATTLRTPEGVDGSELVARALAGEPSLPLIAGGGALSKEMIRVNHYGVDATRGAVLSSLAALGAALADAGRRVDLEAARKAVSETWPSA; encoded by the coding sequence GTGACGCACCCCTTCCTCGACCTCGCCCCGCTGACACCCGCGCATTTCGCGGCGATCGAGCGGCGGTTGGCCGGTCTGCTGGCCACCGAGCAGGACGTCGTCATCATGCAGGGCGAGGCGCTGCTCCCCCTCGAAGGCTGCATCCGGGGCGGCGCCCGCCCCGGTTCGACGGCGCTGAACGTGGTGACCGGCCCCTACGGGCAGACCTTCGGCAACTGGCTGCGCGACTGCGGGGCCGAGGTGGTCGACCTGGAGGTGCCGTTCCACACGGCCGTCACCGCCGCCCAGGTCGCCGACGCGCTGGCCGCGCACCCGGAGATCGACTTCGTCTCGCTGGTCCACGCCGAGGCGGCGACCGGGAACACCAATCCGGTCGCGGAGATCGGCGAGGTCGTACGGGCGCACGGGGCGCTGTTCATGCTGGATGCCGTCGCTTCGGTGGGCGCCGAGCCGCTGCTGCCGGACGTCTGGGGCGTGGACCTGTGCGTGATCGGCGCGCAGAAGGCGATGGGCGGGCCCGCCGGGGTGTCGACGGTGTCGGTGAGCGCGCGGGCCTGGGAGCGGATCGCCGCCAACCCGCGGGCCCCCCGCCGCTCCTACCTGTCGCTGCTCGACTGGAAGGAGCGCTGGATCGACGCGGGCCGCAAGGCGCTGCCGCACGCCCCGGCGCAGCTGGAGATGCTGGCCCTGGAGGCGTGCGTGGAGCGGATCGAGGCGGAGGGCCAGGACGCGCTGATGGCCCGTCACGCGGCGGCCGCCGCGGCCACCCGGGCCGGGGCACTGGCACTGGGCGGCGGTCTGACCCCGTACGTGCACGAGGCACGGGACGCGGCCCCGGTGGCGACCACGTTGCGCACGCCCGAGGGTGTCGACGGATCGGAGCTGGTCGCGCGGGCGCTCGCGGGTGAGCCCTCGCTGCCGCTGATCGCGGGCGGCGGGGCGCTGTCCAAGGAGATGATCCGGGTCAATCACTACGGGGTGGATGCGACGCGGGGCGCGGTGCTGTCCTCGCTCGCGGCTCTGGGAGCGGCGCTGGCCGACGCCGGCCGGCGGGTCGATCTGGAAGCTGCCCGGAAGGCCGTTTCGGAAACCTGGCCCAGCGCATAA
- a CDS encoding cobyric acid synthase — MSGGLLVAGTTSDAGKSVVTAGICRWLVRRGVKVAPFKAQNMSLNSFVTREGAEIGRAQAMQAQAARVEPTALMNPVLLKPGGDRSSQVVLMGRPVGEMSARGYHGGRQEKLLSTVVDCLEQLRGTYDAVICEGAGSPAEINLRRTDIVNMGIARAARFPVVVVGDIDRGGVFASFFGTTALLAPEDQELIAGYLVNKFRGDVSLLEPGLDMLRDLTGRPTYGVLPFAHGLGIDEEDGLRVSLRGTVRESAVAPPHGEDILRVAVCAVPLMSNFTDVDALAAEPGVVVRFVDRAEELADADLVIVPGTRGTVKALAWLCERGLADALRRRAAEGRPVLGICGGYQILGEHIEDEVESRAGQVDALGLLPVRVRFDREKTLARPAGEALGAPVEGYEIHHGVADVRGGEPFLTDGRGTPLDGCRSGAVWGTHWHGSLESDAFRRRFLTETARLTGRRFVPAPDTCFAALREEQLDRLGDLIEEHADTDALWRLIESGAPAGLPFIPPGAPAAPATPAKECI; from the coding sequence ATGAGCGGTGGACTGCTGGTCGCCGGAACCACGTCGGACGCGGGCAAGAGCGTCGTCACCGCCGGGATCTGCCGCTGGCTGGTGCGCCGGGGGGTGAAGGTCGCCCCGTTCAAGGCGCAGAACATGTCGCTGAACTCCTTCGTCACCCGCGAGGGCGCCGAGATCGGGCGCGCCCAGGCGATGCAGGCCCAGGCCGCCCGGGTGGAGCCGACCGCCCTGATGAACCCGGTCCTCCTCAAGCCCGGCGGCGACCGCTCCAGCCAGGTCGTCCTGATGGGACGGCCCGTCGGTGAGATGAGCGCCCGCGGCTACCACGGCGGCCGGCAGGAGAAGCTCCTGTCCACCGTCGTCGACTGCCTGGAGCAGCTCCGGGGCACGTACGACGCGGTGATCTGCGAGGGGGCGGGCAGTCCGGCCGAGATCAACCTGCGGCGCACGGACATCGTGAACATGGGCATCGCACGGGCGGCGCGCTTCCCGGTGGTGGTCGTCGGGGACATCGACCGCGGCGGGGTCTTCGCCTCGTTCTTCGGGACGACCGCGCTGCTGGCGCCCGAGGACCAGGAGCTGATCGCGGGCTATCTGGTCAACAAGTTCCGCGGCGACGTCTCGCTGCTCGAACCGGGCCTCGACATGCTGCGCGATCTGACGGGCCGCCCCACCTACGGGGTGCTGCCCTTCGCGCACGGCCTCGGCATCGACGAGGAGGACGGCCTCCGTGTGTCGCTGCGCGGCACCGTGCGCGAGTCGGCCGTCGCCCCGCCGCACGGCGAGGACATCCTGCGCGTCGCCGTGTGCGCGGTGCCGCTGATGTCCAACTTCACCGATGTGGACGCGCTGGCCGCCGAACCGGGCGTCGTCGTGCGGTTCGTGGACCGGGCCGAGGAGCTTGCCGACGCCGACCTCGTCATCGTGCCCGGCACCCGGGGCACCGTGAAGGCGCTCGCCTGGCTGTGCGAGCGGGGCCTCGCCGACGCGCTGCGGCGGCGCGCCGCCGAAGGCCGCCCGGTGCTCGGCATCTGCGGCGGCTACCAGATCCTCGGCGAGCACATCGAGGACGAGGTGGAGTCGCGCGCCGGGCAGGTCGACGCGCTGGGCCTGCTGCCCGTACGCGTGCGGTTCGACCGCGAGAAGACCCTCGCCCGGCCGGCCGGTGAGGCGCTCGGCGCACCGGTCGAGGGGTACGAGATCCACCACGGCGTCGCCGATGTGCGCGGCGGCGAACCGTTCCTCACGGACGGGCGGGGCACACCGCTGGACGGCTGCCGCTCCGGGGCCGTGTGGGGCACCCACTGGCACGGCTCGCTGGAGAGCGACGCGTTCCGCCGCCGGTTCCTGACCGAGACCGCCCGGCTCACCGGCCGCCGCTTCGTGCCCGCCCCGGACACCTGCTTCGCCGCGCTGCGCGAGGAACAGCTCGACCGCCTGGGCGACCTGATCGAGGAACACGCCGACACCGACGCGCTGTGGCGGCTCATCGAGTCGGGCGCGCCGGCCGGGCTTCCGTTCATCCCGCCGGGCGCGCCCGCGGCGCCCGCAACCCCCGCCAAGGAGTGCATATGA
- a CDS encoding putative cobaltochelatase gives MSTPYPFTAIVGQDDLRLGLLLNAVSPAVGGVLVRGEKGTAKSTAVRALAALMPQVSVVPGCRFSCDPVSPDPACPDGPHEDVSGVSRPARTVELPVGASEDRLVGALDIERALSEGVKAFEPGLLADAHRGILYVDEVNLLHDHLVDLLLDAAAMGASYVEREGVSVRHAARFLLVGTMNPEEGELRPQLLDRFGLTVEVAASRETDQRVEVVRRRLAYDDDPAAFAARWADEEARLRARIVAARALLPEVRLGDKALRQIAATCAAFEVDGMRADIVMARTATALAAWAGRTDVLAEDVRQAALLALPHRRRRNPFDAPGLDEDKLDDTLEENGGGDEDPEPDGPGDGGGDGGGGGLPPRGDGPDTPPPPADSADDTPGRPESEPSGPAPSVPGQGGEQQPVRAGEPFRTKMLSVPGLGEGAAGRRSRARTEHGRTTGARRPRGALTKLHLAATVRAAAPHQRARGRSGRGLVVRRDDLRQATREGREGNLVLFVVDASGSMAARQRMGAVKGAVLSLLMDAYQRRDKVGLVTFRGRDAELALPPTSSVDAAAARLETLPTGGRTPVAAGLLKAHDVLRVERLRDPSRRALLVVVTDGRATGGPDPVALAARAARLHAAEGTASVVVDCESGPVRLGLAASLAGELGGTAVTLDELRAESIAGLVKDVRGAGPGNSDRRAA, from the coding sequence ATGAGTACGCCTTACCCGTTCACCGCCATCGTCGGGCAGGACGATCTGCGGCTCGGTCTGCTGCTCAACGCGGTGAGCCCCGCGGTGGGCGGAGTCCTCGTACGCGGCGAGAAGGGCACCGCCAAGTCGACCGCCGTGCGCGCGCTGGCGGCGCTGATGCCCCAGGTCTCCGTCGTCCCCGGCTGCCGGTTCTCCTGCGACCCCGTTTCGCCCGACCCGGCGTGTCCGGACGGACCCCACGAGGACGTCTCCGGCGTGTCGCGGCCGGCCCGGACCGTGGAGCTGCCCGTCGGCGCTTCCGAGGACCGGCTCGTCGGGGCGCTCGACATCGAACGGGCGCTCTCGGAGGGCGTGAAGGCCTTCGAACCGGGGCTGCTCGCCGACGCCCACCGCGGAATCCTGTACGTGGACGAGGTCAACCTCCTCCACGACCACCTGGTCGACCTGCTGCTGGACGCGGCAGCGATGGGCGCCTCGTACGTGGAGCGCGAAGGTGTCTCCGTACGGCATGCGGCGCGGTTCCTGCTCGTCGGCACGATGAACCCCGAAGAGGGCGAACTGCGCCCGCAGTTGCTCGACCGGTTCGGGCTGACCGTCGAGGTCGCCGCGTCCCGGGAGACCGACCAGCGGGTGGAGGTGGTGCGGCGGCGCCTCGCGTACGACGACGACCCGGCGGCCTTCGCGGCGCGCTGGGCCGACGAGGAGGCCCGGTTGCGGGCCCGGATCGTGGCCGCGCGGGCGCTGCTGCCCGAAGTCCGGCTCGGTGACAAGGCGTTGCGGCAGATCGCGGCGACCTGCGCGGCCTTCGAGGTCGACGGGATGCGTGCCGACATCGTGATGGCCAGGACCGCCACCGCGCTGGCCGCGTGGGCGGGCCGCACCGATGTGCTCGCCGAGGACGTCCGGCAGGCGGCACTGCTCGCGCTCCCGCACAGGCGCCGGCGCAATCCGTTCGACGCGCCGGGGCTCGACGAGGACAAGCTGGACGACACGCTGGAGGAGAACGGCGGCGGGGACGAGGACCCGGAGCCGGACGGGCCCGGTGACGGCGGTGGCGACGGAGGCGGCGGTGGCCTGCCGCCGCGGGGGGACGGCCCCGACACGCCGCCCCCGCCCGCGGACAGCGCCGACGACACGCCCGGCCGGCCCGAATCCGAGCCGTCCGGCCCCGCTCCCTCGGTGCCCGGCCAGGGCGGCGAGCAGCAGCCCGTACGGGCCGGTGAGCCGTTCCGTACGAAGATGCTGAGCGTGCCCGGTCTCGGCGAGGGCGCGGCGGGGCGGCGGTCCCGGGCGCGCACCGAGCACGGGCGGACGACCGGTGCGCGGCGGCCGCGGGGTGCGCTGACCAAGCTGCATCTGGCCGCGACCGTGCGGGCCGCCGCCCCGCACCAGCGGGCCAGGGGCCGGTCCGGGCGGGGGCTCGTGGTGCGGCGGGACGATCTGCGGCAGGCGACGCGGGAGGGGCGCGAGGGCAACCTCGTGCTGTTCGTCGTGGACGCGTCCGGTTCGATGGCCGCCCGGCAGCGGATGGGCGCCGTGAAGGGCGCGGTGCTGTCCCTGCTGATGGACGCCTACCAGCGGCGCGACAAGGTCGGGCTGGTCACCTTCCGGGGCCGGGACGCCGAGCTGGCGCTGCCGCCGACCTCGTCCGTGGACGCGGCGGCCGCCCGGCTGGAGACGCTGCCGACCGGCGGGCGGACCCCGGTGGCCGCCGGGCTGCTGAAGGCCCATGACGTGCTGCGGGTGGAACGGCTGCGCGACCCGTCGAGGCGGGCGCTGCTGGTCGTGGTGACGGACGGGCGGGCGACCGGCGGGCCCGACCCGGTGGCACTGGCGGCGCGGGCCGCCCGGCTGCACGCGGCCGAGGGCACGGCGTCCGTCGTCGTGGACTGCGAGTCGGGTCCTGTGCGGCTCGGGCTCGCGGCGAGCCTCGCGGGCGAGCTGGGCGGCACCGCCGTCACGCTCGACGAGCTGCGCGCCGAATCGATCGCCGGGCTCGTCAAGGACGTCCGGGGCGCGGGCCCCGGGAACAGCGACAGGAGGGCCGCGTAA
- a CDS encoding amidohydrolase family protein yields MSDHEAPRVLHVKGRVLIGPDEVRDELWAVGGRVTFERPPGADDALVVTGWALPGLVDAHCHVGLDHHGAVDTATTERQALDDREAGALLLRDAGSPADTRWIDDREDLPKIIRAGRHIARPRRYTRNYAYEIEPDELVAYVAQEARRGDGWVKLVGDWIDREVGDLTACWPREAVEAAIAEAHRLGARVTAHCFAEDSLRDLVEAGIDCVEHATGLTEETIPLFAERGVAIVPTLVNIATFPSLALGGEAKFPRWSAHMRRLHERRYDTVRAAYDAGVPVFVGTDAGGVLAHGLVADEVAELVKAGIPPLQALSATTWGARAWLGRPGLEEGAPADLVVYDEDPRADVRVLAGPRRVVLNGRVIG; encoded by the coding sequence ATGAGTGATCACGAGGCGCCACGGGTGCTGCATGTGAAGGGGCGGGTGCTCATCGGGCCCGATGAGGTCAGGGACGAGCTGTGGGCGGTCGGCGGCCGTGTCACCTTCGAGCGGCCGCCCGGGGCGGACGACGCGCTCGTCGTCACCGGCTGGGCGCTGCCCGGCCTGGTCGACGCCCACTGCCACGTCGGCCTCGACCACCACGGCGCCGTCGACACGGCGACCACCGAGCGGCAGGCGCTGGACGACCGGGAGGCCGGCGCGCTGCTCCTGCGCGACGCGGGCTCGCCCGCCGACACACGGTGGATCGACGACCGCGAGGACCTGCCGAAGATCATCAGGGCCGGCCGCCACATCGCCAGGCCCCGCCGCTACACCCGTAACTACGCCTACGAGATCGAGCCCGACGAACTCGTGGCGTACGTCGCCCAGGAGGCGCGCCGGGGCGACGGCTGGGTCAAGCTCGTCGGCGACTGGATCGACCGGGAGGTGGGCGACCTGACCGCCTGCTGGCCGCGCGAGGCGGTCGAGGCGGCCATCGCCGAGGCCCACCGGCTGGGCGCCCGGGTCACCGCGCACTGCTTCGCCGAGGACTCGCTGCGCGACCTCGTGGAGGCCGGCATCGACTGCGTGGAGCACGCAACGGGGCTGACCGAGGAGACCATTCCGCTCTTCGCGGAGCGCGGCGTGGCGATCGTCCCGACCCTGGTCAACATCGCCACCTTCCCCTCCCTGGCGCTGGGCGGCGAGGCCAAGTTCCCGCGCTGGTCCGCCCATATGCGCCGGCTGCACGAACGCCGCTACGACACCGTGCGCGCCGCCTACGACGCCGGGGTGCCGGTGTTCGTCGGCACCGACGCGGGCGGGGTGCTGGCGCACGGGCTGGTGGCCGACGAGGTCGCGGAGCTGGTCAAGGCGGGCATCCCGCCCCTCCAGGCGCTGTCGGCGACGACCTGGGGCGCCCGCGCGTGGCTGGGCAGGCCGGGCCTGGAGGAGGGGGCGCCGGCCGACCTCGTGGTGTACGACGAGGACCCCCGGGCCGACGTCCGCGTGCTGGCGGGGCCGCGCCGGGTGGTCCTGAACGGACGCGTGATCGGCTGA
- a CDS encoding ZIP family metal transporter — protein sequence MAVFVALGAFLMTLAGGWVAQRVSDRRHLVLGFAGGLMLGVVGLDLLPEAVEAAGGLVFGVPAALLLFVGGFLVAHLVERLLAVRQAAHGAAEERVPQVGLTAAAAMVGHSLMDGVALGAAFQVGGGMGAAVALAVITHDFADGFNTYTITSLYGNARRRALTMLYADAAAPVVGAATTLLFTLPEELLGCYLGFFGGALLYLAAAEILPEAHHDHPARSTLLCTMTGVGFIWLVVGLAQ from the coding sequence ATGGCGGTGTTCGTCGCGCTCGGCGCGTTCCTGATGACCCTGGCCGGCGGCTGGGTCGCCCAGCGCGTCAGCGACCGCCGCCACCTGGTCCTCGGTTTCGCCGGCGGGCTGATGCTCGGCGTGGTCGGCCTGGACCTGCTGCCGGAGGCGGTGGAGGCCGCGGGCGGCCTCGTCTTCGGCGTACCGGCGGCGCTGCTGCTGTTCGTGGGCGGCTTCCTCGTCGCCCACCTGGTGGAGCGGCTGCTCGCGGTGCGCCAGGCGGCACACGGCGCGGCGGAGGAGCGGGTCCCGCAGGTCGGGCTGACGGCGGCGGCCGCGATGGTCGGCCACAGCCTGATGGACGGGGTGGCGCTCGGCGCGGCCTTCCAGGTCGGCGGCGGCATGGGGGCGGCGGTCGCCCTCGCCGTGATCACGCACGACTTCGCCGACGGCTTCAACACGTACACGATCACCAGCCTGTACGGGAACGCCCGCCGCAGGGCCCTGACGATGCTGTACGCGGACGCGGCGGCGCCCGTCGTCGGGGCGGCGACGACGCTTCTGTTCACCCTTCCGGAGGAACTCCTCGGCTGCTATCTCGGCTTCTTCGGCGGCGCCCTGCTCTACCTCGCCGCCGCCGAGATCCTGCCCGAGGCGCACCACGACCACCCGGCCCGCTCCACCCTGCTGTGCACGATGACCGGAGTGGGCTTCATCTGGCTGGTGGTGGGCCTCGCCCAGTGA
- the cobO gene encoding cob(I)yrinic acid a,c-diamide adenosyltransferase: MPQGQPESVPDDGLTTRQRRNRPLLMVHTGVGKGKSTAAFGLALRAWNQGWPIGVFQFVKSAKWKVGEENALKVLGAGSEGGSVDWHKMGEGWSWVQRDDQQDNETKAREGWEQVKRDLAAETYRLYVLDEFAYPLHWGWIDTDEVVRVLRDRPGNQHVVITGRNAPAALLEAADLVTDMSKVKHPMDAGQKGQRGIEW, encoded by the coding sequence ATGCCGCAGGGACAGCCGGAGAGCGTGCCGGACGACGGACTCACCACCCGGCAGCGGCGCAACCGCCCGCTGCTGATGGTGCACACCGGCGTCGGCAAGGGGAAGTCGACGGCGGCCTTCGGGCTCGCGCTGCGCGCCTGGAATCAGGGCTGGCCCATCGGCGTCTTCCAGTTCGTGAAGTCGGCGAAGTGGAAGGTCGGCGAGGAGAACGCCCTGAAGGTGCTCGGCGCCGGCAGCGAGGGCGGGTCCGTCGACTGGCACAAGATGGGCGAGGGCTGGTCCTGGGTCCAGCGCGACGACCAGCAGGACAACGAGACGAAGGCCCGCGAGGGCTGGGAACAGGTCAAGCGCGACCTGGCCGCCGAGACGTACCGGCTGTACGTGCTCGACGAGTTCGCCTACCCGCTGCACTGGGGGTGGATCGACACCGACGAGGTCGTCCGGGTGCTGCGCGACCGGCCCGGCAACCAGCACGTGGTGATCACCGGCCGCAACGCGCCCGCCGCGCTGCTCGAAGCGGCGGACCTGGTGACGGACATGTCGAAGGTCAAGCACCCGATGGACGCCGGGCAGAAGGGCCAGAGGGGCATCGAGTGGTGA
- a CDS encoding SCO1860 family LAETG-anchored protein, whose amino-acid sequence MNSNTFRLAALAVAAAPVALLVTVPAHAATATTATAGGDGKASAVVLRTALDVSLLNKTVDVPLKATLNEVQAPRSAERTALSVRLDGVDQGKPVDILRADVATAKATVDEHRAEGYSNLAKARVHVPGLAALSLIEVEKVTSKAVCEVGAEPVAESNVLGHVTVLGKRVTLTADGTTRVAVPEVGDVTLDLSKTETTSRTAAAVALRLKVSVNPLHLNVAEVEGEVTLAEATCETPKPGHGHSGGGGNGGGENGGGENGGGENGGGGNGGSTGGGSTDGGSGNGGATGGGDTGNGGSTGGGDTAGDTAGDTGDDDGGGDVKTQTGTDRAPAAATGDLAETGSSSSTPYIAGGAALLLAAGAAAMVVTRRRARG is encoded by the coding sequence TTGAACAGCAACACCTTCCGCCTCGCCGCCCTGGCGGTCGCCGCGGCTCCCGTCGCCCTGCTGGTCACCGTTCCGGCTCACGCCGCCACCGCGACCACCGCCACGGCCGGCGGCGACGGGAAGGCGAGTGCGGTCGTGCTCCGCACCGCGCTCGACGTCTCCCTCCTGAACAAGACGGTCGACGTGCCGTTGAAGGCCACGCTCAACGAGGTCCAGGCTCCGCGCAGCGCCGAGCGGACCGCGCTCAGCGTGCGGCTCGACGGCGTGGACCAGGGAAAGCCGGTCGACATCCTGCGGGCCGACGTGGCCACCGCGAAGGCGACCGTCGACGAGCACCGCGCCGAGGGCTACAGCAACCTGGCGAAGGCGCGGGTCCACGTGCCCGGACTCGCCGCGCTGTCGCTGATCGAGGTGGAGAAGGTCACCTCCAAGGCGGTGTGCGAGGTGGGCGCCGAGCCGGTCGCCGAGTCCAATGTGCTCGGGCATGTCACGGTGCTCGGCAAGCGCGTCACGCTCACCGCGGACGGCACCACGCGGGTCGCGGTGCCGGAGGTCGGCGACGTGACCCTCGACCTGTCGAAGACGGAGACCACGTCACGCACGGCCGCGGCGGTGGCGCTCCGGCTGAAGGTCTCCGTCAACCCGCTCCACCTGAACGTCGCGGAGGTCGAGGGCGAGGTCACGCTCGCCGAGGCGACCTGCGAGACCCCGAAGCCGGGCCACGGTCACAGCGGGGGTGGCGGCAACGGCGGCGGTGAGAATGGAGGCGGTGAGAACGGCGGCGGTGAGAACGGAGGCGGCGGCAACGGCGGTTCCACCGGGGGTGGTTCGACCGACGGCGGCTCCGGGAACGGCGGTGCGACCGGAGGCGGCGACACCGGCAACGGCGGCTCCACGGGGGGCGGGGACACGGCCGGCGACACGGCCGGTGACACCGGGGACGACGACGGTGGCGGCGACGTGAAGACCCAGACCGGCACGGACCGGGCGCCCGCCGCCGCGACCGGCGACCTCGCGGAGACGGGCAGCAGCTCCAGCACCCCGTACATCGCGGGCGGCGCGGCCCTTCTGCTGGCGGCCGGCGCCGCCGCGATGGTCGTGACCAGGCGCCGCGCGCGCGGCTGA
- a CDS encoding cobyrinate a,c-diamide synthase: MVNVPRLVIAAPSSGSGKTTVATGLMAAFAARGIAVSGHKVGPDYIDPGFHTLATGRPGRNLDAYMCGPDLVAPLFAHGAQGCGLAVVEGVMGLYDGASGLGELASTAHVAKLLRAPVVLIVDASSQSRSVAALVHGFASWDTGVRIGGVILNKVGSDRHEALLREALEESGVPVLGALRRAEGVSVPSRHLGLVPVAERRADAVAAVAAMAGQVAAGCDLEGLLALARSAGPLSGEVWGAGEAVGGAFGGSAVPLPAPSRNRDSAPDPAPRTPEGLERAPAGLERAPRGLGSAPEGLEGASAGRPVVAVAGGAAFTFSYAENTELLAAAGAEVVVFDPLRDEALPEGTRGLVIGGGFPEVYAPELSANEPLRKAVAELAESGAPVAAECAGLLYLARSLDGLPMCGVLDAEARMSKRLTLGYRDAVALVDNVLAPAGARMRGHEFHRSVLEPGAGEDPAWGMHRPERRVEGFVRRGVHASYLHTHWASAPGAALRFVERCRG, from the coding sequence GTGGTGAATGTGCCACGCCTGGTCATCGCCGCTCCCTCGTCGGGCAGCGGCAAGACCACCGTCGCGACGGGGCTGATGGCCGCGTTCGCCGCGCGCGGGATCGCCGTGTCCGGGCACAAGGTGGGCCCCGACTACATCGACCCCGGCTTCCACACCCTGGCCACCGGGCGGCCGGGCCGCAATCTCGACGCGTACATGTGCGGGCCCGATCTGGTCGCACCGCTGTTCGCCCACGGGGCGCAGGGGTGCGGGCTTGCCGTCGTCGAGGGCGTGATGGGGCTGTACGACGGGGCGTCGGGCCTCGGCGAGCTGGCCTCGACCGCGCACGTGGCGAAGCTGCTGCGGGCCCCGGTGGTGCTGATCGTGGACGCGTCCTCGCAGTCCCGGTCGGTGGCGGCCCTGGTGCACGGCTTCGCCTCGTGGGACACCGGGGTGCGGATCGGCGGGGTGATCCTCAACAAGGTCGGCTCCGACCGGCACGAGGCGCTGCTCCGGGAGGCGCTGGAGGAGTCCGGGGTGCCGGTGCTGGGGGCGCTGCGGCGGGCCGAAGGGGTGTCGGTGCCTTCGCGGCACCTGGGGCTCGTGCCGGTGGCGGAGCGGCGTGCCGACGCGGTGGCCGCTGTCGCGGCGATGGCGGGGCAGGTGGCGGCTGGGTGCGATCTGGAGGGGCTGTTGGCGTTGGCGCGGTCCGCCGGGCCCCTGTCGGGTGAGGTCTGGGGGGCCGGCGAGGCGGTGGGCGGCGCCTTCGGTGGGAGTGCTGTTCCCCTCCCCGCCCCTTCCCGTAACCGGGACTCCGCCCCGGACCCCGCTCCTCGAACGCCGGAGGGGCTGGAGCGGGCTCCGGCGGGGCTGGAACGGGCGCCGAGGGGGCTGGGTTCGGCTCCGGAGGGGCTGGAGGGGGCTTCGGCGGGGCGGCCTGTCGTCGCTGTTGCCGGTGGGGCCGCCTTCACGTTCTCCTACGCCGAGAACACCGAGCTGCTCGCCGCTGCCGGGGCCGAGGTCGTGGTGTTCGATCCGTTGCGGGACGAGGCGTTGCCCGAGGGGACCCGGGGGCTCGTGATCGGGGGCGGGTTTCCGGAGGTGTACGCGCCCGAACTGTCGGCCAACGAGCCTTTGCGCAAGGCCGTGGCGGAGCTGGCGGAATCGGGGGCGCCGGTCGCCGCCGAGTGCGCGGGGCTGTTGTATCTGGCGCGGTCGCTGGACGGGCTGCCGATGTGCGGGGTCCTCGACGCCGAGGCGCGGATGTCGAAGCGGCTGACGCTCGGTTACCGGGACGCCGTGGCGCTCGTGGACAACGTGCTGGCACCGGCCGGGGCGCGGATGCGGGGGCACGAGTTCCACCGTTCCGTGCTGGAACCGGGTGCGGGCGAGGATCCGGCCTGGGGCATGCACCGGCCCGAGCGGCGCGTGGAAGGGTTCGTCCGGCGGGGGGTGCACGCCAGCTATCTGCACACCCACTGGGCCTCGGCGCCCGGCGCGGCGCTGCGGTTCGTCGAGCGGTGCCGGGGGTGA